GTGGTGCAGGCTTTCTCTGATTGGATGCTGTGACTGAGCTGGAATCAGGAAATCAGAAGGCACCATGCGGGTTCCTGATGGGACACAGACAAACATCAGTAGAAATCCTTAGAAATCCTTAGACAGTTCATCTCTGTAACAGGGAATAAATCCAACCagaattgtaaaaaaataattcaattatTGTATGGCCCTTAACCATAAATAATCCAACACACGGTatctttatgttttgttttgttttttttacctttattcaACCAGATCAGTCCCACTAAGATCAGATATCTTTATTGTCAAAGACACAAAAGTGGAGACAgattctgaccaatcagagccatGCATGAAAGGTTGAGGAAGAACTCCGTGGTCACTGTGTGGACATGGATGCACATCATCCCCAGTCTATCTTCTTTTTGCCTAGCATTGCTGTTTCAACTTTTAATTTCACCTCCATCCTAAATTGGCCTTTTTACCCTGGCCACCACAGGAGatcacaaaaaagaagaaaaattaaaacataaacttAGGCCAATCtcacatgtttttattcacatttttagcTTAATAATGAACCATTCTGACTGgccaaaatagcaaaaagtgcGTTGGCCTTTCTGGCATTTGCCCAAATTCCTGATGGACAGTCCACCTCTGTTTTCCAGGGAGCacagtgaaataaaattatAGATAATCAAAGCCACATCatgtttaaaacaataaaatgaaatctGGCAGCAATCCACCGCTTTACATCAAGAAAATGAATATTGCGAGGGCTCATCGAAAGCTTTAGAtcagaaaggaggaggctagggtggaggaggtaaagctatTTGCAGTGTGATCCCTGCATTGCACCATTGGTGTGGCAAGGATTGGTGTGGAGGAAGTCTTATTAAAATAGATCGCCTTGTTGagagaatgagctgtgattggctgagaatATTGTAGACAATAAACCAGTCTGCTGATTGAAGCTGGGTGTAGGACTTCTTTGTCCTACCTAAACTATTTCTATGCTTGGTTTTTCTCATCCTGACTTTACAGGAAATTTTTAGAGCAGCAGAAAATGTTCAGGAAAATTCACTGTGAGCAAGTGGTAGTGGACATGAGTACTATGGGGATCTCCGTACACAAAGTGGAACTGCGTCAACATGTATTTCTGTTAGCTGATGTTCTactttgcactttttaaatacTGAGTATCAAACTACATATAGCActgaaataaaggcaaaagctaTCATCATAATGTAGGATATTGTTGCATTGCCCGTCATTTACCATGGCTGTATATTTTTGCTGATAAAATGATGGTGTTTGGTGGTGTGACCTTGGTGGATGAGCTGGTAGAAGGCATGCTGTCCATTTGTTCCTGGCTCCCCCCACACTATTGGACCAGTGTGGTAGTTTACACGTGCTCCATGGTTTGTAATGTACTTTCCATTTGATTCCATGTCGCCCTATAAGAACAAACACTTATCAGAAATGCACTTGAATTGTTTCTGGACTTTTGCCTGTGATATAACATTTTGATGTGCTCTAAGAAAGCTCAACAAGCAGATTCAACACTGAAAATCATCTTTTAAGTAATGTATTCTGCTCTTTAGAGTTTCTAAGGACTGTAGCATTGTGGAGGCAGACCTGCTGGAAGTAGGCGGTGAAGCGGTGCATGTACTGGTCGTAGGGCAGCATGGCGTGGGTCTCAGCGTGGAAGAAGTTGATGTACCAGATGCCCAGCAGAGCCAGCAGTACCGGAGCGTTTTTATCCAGAGGAGCTGTGCGGAAGTGGTTGTCCTGCAGCAGAGAGTCAGGATAGTCAATCATATTTATGTATTCTGTCTGTGAATGTGATATGAAAGTTTTTCTACTCTACAGAGGTGTAGAAatgaaggagatggagatgtgCTTACCATCCAGTGAGCTCCTGAAAGAAGCTTTTCAAAGTTGTCGAAGCCTGGCACAGAGAGCAGGTTTGAAAGAAAAGTTAACTAacagaataaaacatttaaacactgtttattcAGTCTGTTTCTCCAGAAAAAAAAGCCGCCCAGACAAATTCCTATATATTCAGTTTAAATACAATGTATAGATTTCCTGTATCTTAAGGCCTTGTGAGGGCAGATCTGTAGGAGGTAGATGGCTAAGAGGTGCATGTTCTTGTCTTAGGGAAGCATACGTGGGCAACAGTGTTGAAAAAGTCACTCAGATTTgataattttcattaaaaaaacagtcctGTGTCATCAGAAAGAGTCCCCACAGTCTTAATTCAGTCAGACTTTTACACCAAAAACTGGATTACATCTATGAAGATCCATGGATTGGTTTTGGTTAATTTCatatttgctgttgttgttctcAGTAGTCAACTGTATTTTCTATAataataccccccccccccccccccccaggaaaTTATTAGTCATGCTTTCCCTCATAAAATAGaagtaaaatacaaattttctgttctattgttatCATGCCTTGGTTCAGTTGAGTTTCCAGATAATACCTCCCGgctacagtcatctacaggcctctgtttcactCTAAAAAtccagagaggaaaaaagtagtttgttttttgttgttttactcaATATCAGTAGCAGATAAAGTGAGTCTGGCAGTCTGGGAACAAACATCAGTGTTACTTTTCTGAAGACGTCTTGTTTGTACTTGGactccaaatggttcaaacacagaCCTCAAGATATTTGGGTATTCCTGGATAGgtgtttttgactcattttaccCTCAGGTGTTTCCAACCTTGCTTCTTATCTTGTGCAACTACATATTTCTCTTAGTCTTCAATTATCTTATCAAGCATCACAGCTTTCAGGAACAATAGTTCATCTTAACAGTAAAAAGAAACTTGACATGAatcaaaactgatgaaaaatggaggaaatttTTGGTAGGACGTGGATACCAAGTGGGTTACATCTACCCATATGGATGCTATTTAGAGCTGCACATGTGGGAAATACATGGGACGGATCGGCATCAGCAATCAATCCTCCATATCAGCATGCTGTTGCTACAAGTCCATGTGGACTGCTTTCAGACTCAAGTCTTTTAGTGTTATTATGGAATTTTTACAGGAGACATATCGTCTTCTTTTCCCCCTCTTAACACAATTTCCTGTGGTCTATAAAGAATGTGTGTGCTGtgctttggtcaaaatataatatgcatcAAGCATCAGACAAAACCAACTCTGATCAGCCTTTCTCTTCAATGCAAATAAACTCCCTTCTAACCCCATTCTTCTGTGGGGTATGCCACCAGATGtacagctgtgtgggtctgggTGAATATGTATGGATAGAGATACAAGTTAAGAGGCAGGTTATTATTATAGTGACTCAATATGATGTCACAATGGGCACAGATTCTGAACAGACCATCAGATTTTATGTTTTCAAGCACAGAAGGGCCATGAACAAAGGATATGGTTGGCTTACTATTCACATTTTGTTGGTTTGTTGATACTCTGGATACTCAAATATATTTGcaaaagaactaaaaaaaaattaatattgctgaaaaatagagaaatcaaaaattaatattttaaacataCATACCGATATGAAGGGCAATGGACATGCCAATTGCAGACCACAAGGAGAAACGACCACCAACCcactgaaaaaatgacaaaataatcaaatatttcactgataaagcagattttgtctttttaatgggATGAGATTTGTAGAAGGTActggcaaaaatcaaacattcatCTACTTTACCTTAAACCCACATTTCATTCTTAGAGTAATAAAGCGAAGAGTTTTGTGTGGATGTGCTCACTTTTAGGGTAATATTTTGAGACAACTTATGTTATAATTGGTGCAAGCAATTAAGAAAGAATTGATTTTGTGTTGTTGTCCATGCACTCTCTGAACATTTTTAGGCATGTAGTGCTGAGGATTTATCACTGGCCTGAGGTGCCACCACCCAGAGCTGGAGAAAAGGGGGGGCAGGGGGCAGAGTCAAGCTCGTCACACACAATGTGTCACTTGGTGTTTTTTGGGCCATCTGGACATCATCGTGACAAGGACCTGTTGCCATACTACCTGCTCAGACGGTAgcctaggctgtgcttactcagcatatccaccccttactccattCTGAAGGAgcaaactttgtttttctcaaCAAACTATTTTCTAATGCCCCTTATAAtttgcaaagacatccagagcacaaccaggtTTGTGTCGATTCTCCTTCCCACCCAATGGTGCCCACAGGCAGCTTACTTGACAAATTGAAGCCTTACTGCAGCCACAGTTTTTGACTAAAACATATGCACATTACTGTATATTAATTCTAAATGTTAACCAAGCCTTTAGTCTTTAATTTAATGCCCTCTTGCTTTGGTGAAGTTTCTCCCTCTCTTaagaatataataataatactgtaTCTCCAGTTATATAATGAGTGTATAACACTGGCAGCCATTTTTCCTTTGACATAAAGGGCATATTATAGCTGTTGCCCTTTAAATATCAACAATGTAACTAAATGCAGCTCCCTGACCTTTGGTGAGACTCAGCCTTTACAGTAACCTCTGCAAGAGAGAAGGTCGCTACCAATAATAACTGTGTCTGTAGAGAGGAGCTTCTGATTACCCAGCAGCTGCCGGCCAGAGTGCCCGGCCCACCTACTTCACAGGTCAAAagtcttgtttatttttagctCCTGCCTACAGCTCACATCATCCACAGTCTGTGCATGAACACAGGACCAGCTGAACACAGTCTGCCTCAGAGTATTAAAGATCACTCACATCCCAGAACTCAAACATGTTCTCCGTGTCGATGCCGAAGTCCTTCACTTTGGGCTGAGAGGAGACACAGAGAAAGCAGGGCAGTTGGAATCAGATattcagacacagagagaaaatgtataaccagaaaaaaaaaaaagtctgaggACTTACTCCATTTGTGGAAAGAGCCACAAAGTGCTTGGCGACAGCAGCTTTCTGTTAAATGATAGAGAGGTGTGATTGGAAGATGTCACCCAGCTTACTAACAGCActggtgttgtgttttttatgcttCATACTCACATCTTTGGCGTGTTCGAGGAACCACGCTTTGGCCGACTCAGCATTAGTTATGGTCTCTTGGGTAgtaaatgtctttaaatgaaaaaaaaaaggataaaacagactgaaaacatCACAGAAATAGATAAACAACTACATTtatgcaaagaaaaagactgtATAAAAGTCATGGGTGTGATGCAAATGTAATGGCATCAGTTGATTTGTGATCGCCTGCTGTTCAACACTTTAACTGTTgcaatgttgtatttttttgcaaCCAGAACAACCAGAAACGGGTAGATAAACATTGTTAATTCTCTGGCAGATTACTGTGGAAGTCTAAGCTTTACTTTTTTATCATCAGTTATTTTCAGTAAATAGGACCATAACTCAAAAAATCAATGTCTTAAGACTATAAGTGAAAGTGACAGTTGCCCACTGGATATGTCTATGGGCCCCATGTACTAAAAAAACTGTTGGCCTGAAAGCTCACTGCAGGTTTAAATCAAGCCTATGGCTCCTTTCCTCCATATCCCTCACTCTCTCTTAGCAGTTTCCCTCTATTTCCCGTCCTATCTGAGCAAAAgtataaaaacctaaaaataaatttaagaaaaaaaggtatttGTCAGTGTGATgtcaaatcaaattaaaacttTTCCCATCAGGTTTCATACAATAGGCACTCTCTCCTGGCTTTGGTTATGCAGATTTAACGGTATCACTCTGTTGAACACACTGATTTACATGAGGAGTCAATTAAACACTAGAACCACCAGGGATCTCTATACACCTAGAACAGCCACTGGGTCAAATCTATCCATTATTAGAGTGCGTTGAACAATGAGCAGCTCTTTAACCACAGAAAGAGACCTAGATCACTGTTGGATCCGTCACATCCAAGATCCCCTTAGTAGTGATCGCTCAATCCTGAAACTTCGCCAATATCAGATTCTTCTTCATTCAAAGCACTGAGAAAATCCATTGACATTTCACAATAATCtatctttttttgcttttggtATCCATATTAAAGGTTGAAATGACTTTTGACAAAGCAGTGCAGCAAAAGGTGTGAAGCTGTTTGGATGCCAATGCTTATTATTTATCTGCTGGTTTCAAAAGTGGCAATGCCTTCTGTTAGTATGCTGCTCCACACTCCCAAAATGCTTTGCCTGTAGCTCATGCCTGCTAGTATCACAGGCGTAACCACCTTGAAActttttctataccgcttattccGTTGGGTGTCGGGGGTGCAGGATGGGTGGGGGGGTGCGGCCTATCCCAgttgtcactgggtgagaggtggggtacaccctgggctggtcgccagtcaatcataGGGCTGGTACTGATATCAATACTGGTATTCAAATGTAGCTCAGACACAATTTAAAGTGAAAGGATAAACAAATTAACAAGTctgtccttaaaacacattttacagtgtaaggaatgatgatgaatgaagaaaaagacttcagctgacataggtccATTGGTCtggcctaaaactccactaacttatttgtttgtacggccaatatttacatctgatatgggcagatttttatagccaaaacaTGGGTTGTAAATGTCTGCTGAAACGTTCACCTCTGCTGATATTGATATCATACAGATAATATTGCGCATGCTTAGATTGCACATCCTTTTCTTATTTAGAGTCTTTTGGGTCCAGATCTATATTGGGTTTAGATCTATCTGCAAAAGAGGAATGACAGTTTCTTTAGAAAACAACATATTAACAGACATGAGTGGAAGAATCAAACTGTCTCTACTTGTCTGTCTTATTAAAAATGGCATAACAACATGGATGCACAGTATTTCTGTCTTagccttttcttcttctgcaaaATGCCTTGTGCCAAAGGCTGGAAGGCTGGTTTGAAGCCACATCTGACATAACATTGACTCAGATACCTGGAAAGAGCATCTCATACCATCCAATAAAAGCATTTGCTTGGAGGGAACCCTAATGTAGTCCAGGAAGGATTTTCAGTTCAAAGATTCTATTTTATAAAGCAGCTACCTTGGATGCAATAATGAAGAGGGTTGTCTCAGCGTTCAGCTGTGCCAGGGTTTTGGCGATGTGTGTTCCATCAATATTTGACACAAACCACACACGTGGTCCACCCTTTGAGTAAGGCTTCAGGGCCTCAGTCACCATCAGGGGGCCCTGCAATTCAAATGAGTTCAAATCAGAGGTTGTGCTGCTGAGATCAGGAGTGAATAAATgtaacaaatataaaacattcaCCACAGCCTCTTTTAAGTTGTACTTACAAGGTCAGATCCCCCGATCCCAACATTAACAACATCTGTGATGGCCTTTCCTGTGAAGCCTTTCCACTCCCCGCTGCGAACTCTCTGCAAAATCATTATGAATATCAGATTTGCCTGCTGATAGCTGTATCAAACCTTCAAGAGCAGAACTACCTAGAATGTACAACTAGGAAATATTTAAACTCAAAGCAGAGCAAAGCTTTATGATTTTGTAGCATCTCACTCACGTGACAGAAGCCCTTCATCTTCTCTAGGACTTTGTTGACATCTGGCATCACGTCCTTGCCATCCACCATAATGGGAGTGTTGGAGCGGTTCCTAAGAGCCACATGGAGCACAGCACGGCCCTGCGTTTATATAACACCGGgaacaaacacactgacactcAGCTGTGTGGTATTGgtgtatttttcatttctctgcTTCTACTGTTGGTAAATATGATTAAGAAGGTTGTCTTTCATTATTTTCGTATTTTATTGTTTCACACTAAAAGACTTGGAAAGGAGTTAAAGTGCAAAGGTCAATGTTGCTTCAGTGGCTGTTTCAATGTCACCCCACTGGGATAAATGTCAGAGGTAAAAGCTGCTTTAGGTCAAGTTCAAGCTGTCTGGGGGTCAACAAAAAGCACCTCTGTGAAGTTGATCTTGTCTCCTTTGAACATCTTGTCTCTGGCAGCCTCAATGCCTCTGGACTTACCCTGAAAAGACAGTAAATGTTCACATGAGCAGCAGACACATGAAGATTGATGTGACCGTTATGAAATGACCTATAGCTCAATTCCATCAATTCCATAGCTAGTGACTCATACTGTATATAAAGGACACCTAGCTCCTCTTATTAGCAGCTCTAGTTTACAACAAGTACAGGTGGGATATCATCCTTACTGCCCACCAGATactcatcatttttaaatattaggGGACTAACAATAAGAATTCATAAATCTGCcacctttattttaaatggaaattGATTTACCAGATCAACCAACATCTTCATGACTTCATCAGTGATGAGATTCTTGGAGTAATCCAGAAGAATGTCCCCATCCTCTGTTTTCATTGTTAAGCTGTCCAAACACAGAAAGACATTGGGAAAtcaatggaaaaaatgtgacCAATAACAGAACAATTACATGATCAAGCAATATGATTCTATTGATGAATGGAGATTAACCTTATAGCTTTCAACATTATGTAACACTGCACTGGCATTTGAACTTGGCTGcaaatgataataaaatctGCATTGTCATGCAAGTTGTACCACTGATTTTTGTACTCGTGAAATGCCTGCCtatgtattgtttttttacatttgaaatatCTGCATACCCCAATAAAATTGCTTGCAAAGTGATGCTTACCTGAGCTTGTTGAATCTCTCCTTGTCAGCCTCAAACATATGCCTCATGTTGAGGTTGAGGGCGTGGGCTGTGTACCAGTCCTGCAGTTTTTGGAAGTTTGGGTCCTGATTGAATGCCATGATGTCAGGGGGCTTGCTGTGCTCTGCTGTGCTCGACTCTCCTGGCTGAGTGGGGCAGAACGGGTTAGGGGAAGAGCTTTTTGAAGGGCATTCAGTCTAGATCCACACTCGCCCCTCCCACAAGAGACACACTATCTGCAGGCCTCATGTGTGTCACACCTCCACACTGTCCTGCAGGGTTACAGCCTGTGTGTGTTGTTGGTAGGGGCGACAACATGGAAACACAATAATGTGTTGTTAAATGTGCTGAACAAATAGCCAGACACAGGGGGTAGATTATTCTTCTGTTGTAAATCCTTCttagagacacacaaacagtcatTACAATGTACATTATCCCTTATCTCTATACAGGCAGCATATTATAGTTTGATGTTAAAGTTGCATAATTGTGAAGAGAGACAATGATTTGGATTAGATACAACTTTTTGATGGTTATTAAAAAGGtaagaaattaaacaaaagttCATTCTTAATAAATTTATATAAACTGTAAAATGAAGACAGATATTCATATGGTTAAATTTCATAATCCTACATGTGTTtggtctctctctttttgtatattttcttttctgttattACTGTATCTTTCAGTTTATTACttagtatttttcttttatagttTATGATATGGttgttttaacatatttataaaaGCACTGCAACAAATATTATTAACCAGAGAAATGGATTTTAGCAAataatttttgtgtgtttgaccTTATAAACTAAAGTTTAATCAGCTTTTTTGAAGGTGAAGTACGAGCTTGTGCAGATCTTATCCACTTAATGTTGACTTTAACGCCCCTAAGTGGTTATTTATAAAAGTACGGAGTGTAAGATGTAATGTTCTCATTTAAACACTAGAGGGCGAAAATAGCTCAGTCTCTGACTTAAAATCGCCCCTTTATGGCACAGAGAGGTCCCAATAGGTCAGCCTATGActtttttgacatatttaaaataaattaaataagctgattattttagaaataaataattgaaGTTGATCATTTCAAAAGACCATGAAAGCACTGCACGGAGAAGAAATTGGCAAACAGAAATGTACATTGACACATCAATACCAAGACACAAGAAACGTCCAATACTTTCTTTTTACTGATGAATGGCAGCTTAAATCAGAGAGTGCAGGCTGCTCTGCAGTGATACACGTCCAATAAATCAAGCAACTTTTGTTTGTCCACTTTTAGAGGATTTTTCATCTTTGGTGAGCAGCTTTCATCACTGTTCATCAGTGTGACTTTTTGGAAATGCTATTCAaagaaaccaaaacaaaccagcaTCCAGATACATGTTAATGAATTGGAGTAAAAATTGTGAAGTAATACCTTAACAGACCAATGTCTGTATGACACTATTCATTGTTATTTTTCCATGACCCTATGATCAGGGAGAAAAGAATAAGATACATGCAAAATATTTTAACTAACAtgtatataataataataataataataataataacaataatcatcatcatcatcattatcatctttatttatagaggacGTTTTTCAAACAAAGTAACAAAGTGCTTTCCGAGcagcaaagacaaaaaagcagttaaaaacatGTGTAAAATCAGGCAGCAAAGTGGttagtaaaataataataataataataataataatattaataataataattatatatatatatatatatatatatatatatatatttttttttttttttttttttttttttgaagaggTTACTGGCCTGACCCATCTGATATCCTGCGCCAGGAACTTTTGTGTTTACCTTCATTTTAGTGTACCCTGTGGATTCATTTCTTTGCtgaagtttttttctgtatgtgtaaTGAACCTGaggaaacaaaatgaaatatagtGAATCTGTGTTGTGAAAagttataatataatataatttattttaatataatgtaatataatataatgtaatattGGTAACATTTCTAATAACAACATCTATAATAATgtacaaaaacagcaacaacagcaaaaacacatAAGACTTTTTACCCCACCCTTCAAACATTGTTTTGAAATTTGCCagtattggttttattttgaaggtttcaCAGGATGTCCGTGCCTTTATTTTCTGTGTGTCTGACAGTGGACACACACGCTAACAGACAGGGGATTCGCTGTCAAGAGGGTGGATACCTAGAGCTGGTGAGCGATGTGCTGCTTAACTTACCGTGTACTAccatattttttgtgtttgactgaagctgtttaccttcctctggAAAACGGTGGTTCTTAGCTTTTATTAGACTACATCCTGGACGATTACATTTGCTTGTTTCTTTCTCCAACGCTTACAATCGTGCCGCAGAGTGCTAGCTATGCTGCTA
This sequence is a window from Cheilinus undulatus linkage group 1, ASM1832078v1, whole genome shotgun sequence. Protein-coding genes within it:
- the gpib gene encoding glucose-6-phosphate isomerase b — its product is MAFNQDPNFQKLQDWYTAHALNLNMRHMFEADKERFNKLSLTMKTEDGDILLDYSKNLITDEVMKMLVDLGKSRGIEAARDKMFKGDKINFTEGRAVLHVALRNRSNTPIMVDGKDVMPDVNKVLEKMKGFCHRVRSGEWKGFTGKAITDVVNVGIGGSDLGPLMVTEALKPYSKGGPRVWFVSNIDGTHIAKTLAQLNAETTLFIIASKTFTTQETITNAESAKAWFLEHAKDKAAVAKHFVALSTNGPKVKDFGIDTENMFEFWDWVGGRFSLWSAIGMSIALHIGFDNFEKLLSGAHWMDNHFRTAPLDKNAPVLLALLGIWYINFFHAETHAMLPYDQYMHRFTAYFQQGDMESNGKYITNHGARVNYHTGPIVWGEPGTNGQHAFYQLIHQGTRMVPSDFLIPAQSQHPIRESLHHKILLANFLAQTEALMKGKTTEEARKELEASGLSGEALDKILPHKVFQGNRPTNSIIFKKLSPYTLGALIAMYEHKIFIQGVMWEINSFDQWGVELGKQLAKKIEPELQNTTEVHSHDSSTNGLINFLKKNFA